A stretch of Vespa velutina chromosome 8, iVesVel2.1, whole genome shotgun sequence DNA encodes these proteins:
- the LOC124951359 gene encoding uncharacterized protein LOC124951359, whose product MIGKVEYLEKYLVAPPPSRDYYGLKILQDEVILYIWKISHGPHKTPISRCTKFFEFDQDKALQEDISRFFGKHFVNYVKNIAEGKGNTLLTLPRSSIGKIIDFLKIEDIVNLSSLSRIANVIFSDNFIWEALYRRHKRFNIRREEREYAMAYGWKQAFKEKQMAISTGLHKIPGSTIKHENLKMQHRLIKSISGPLKTASKTSSSSMNSETVTPLQITQKNAETNLTKSFRNNVIDNTTKTIQIDKKINTNIKKINNVKVSKPQNTKSVIKEKSNVRKTESKHDVRESFSDSMTVTRKSGITQRNQKSVVTAKNTNTTIDITGKGKFGDSKKNVHNKSTLSMIKSNDGTATGQQIKNKSRSKNKTKTKALIQNNSNVLSTDKSFLDESLVMKNENFELAYLIEESLKRIRSPRTVFDYDFSYLRDSKTFSDSTKKKEETGKTISTTKDSKRDQGNTRLDRLSENSDSMTTLSNDSIINDVKANESDHSAIKIPMSEKNKSWDSKMTTLSNDSIIDNVKANESDRSMIKIPIREENKSRDSKIITGRNETIERVIDFNKNSPKKSPKIKDEMDKKYCIPKGIQMSIKSPKIMDEMDKKYSIPKGVLNSIDIMKSLKSSNPVIKSTTISGKNFMTTATNRFALKKM is encoded by the exons ATGATTGGTAAGGTTGaatatttggaaaaatatttggTGGCACCACCACCAAGCAGAGACTACTATGGCCTTAAAATTCTTCAGGACGAG GTGATACTCTATATCTGGAAAATATCTCACGGACCTCATAAAACGCCGATTTCTCGTTGTACCAAATTTTTTGAATTCGATCAGGACAAAGCTTTGCAGGAAGATATAAGTCGATTTTTCG GTAAGCACTTCGTAAATTACGTTAAAAATATCGCAGAAGGAAAAGGGAATACGCTTTTGACATTACCACGATCTTCGATCGGtaaaatcattgattttctTAAGATCGAAGATATCGTCAATTTATCATCTTTGTCACGTATTGCAAACGTA ATCTTTAGCGATAATTTCATCTGGGAAGCTTTATATAGAAGGCACAAGAGGTTCAATATTCgtagagaggaaagagaatacGCTATGGCTTATGGTTGGAAACAAGctttcaaagaaaaacaaatggcTATTTCTACCGGACTACACAAA ATACCAGGATCAACGATCAAACATGAAAACTTAAAAATGCAGCATCGATTGATTAAATCCATAAGCGGACCATTAAAAACTGCATCCAAAACATCAAGTTCATCTATGAACAGCGAAACTGTAACACCTTTGCAAATTACTCAAAAAAATGCAGAGACGAATTTAACGAAATCATTTAGAAATAACGTGATCGATAATACTACTAAAACGATTCagatagataagaaaataaatacaaacatcaaaaagattaataacgtGAAAGTGAGTAAACCGCAAAACACAAAGAGTGTTATTAAAGAAAAGTCGAATGTAAGGAAAACAGAATCGAAGCATGATGTTCGTGAATCATTTTCTGATTCGATGACGGTCACTCGGAAAAGTGGTATAACGCAACGAAATCAAAAATCTGTTGTTACCGCGAAAAATACTAATACGACAATAGATATAACCGGGAAAGGTAAATTCGGTGATTCTAAAAAGAATGTACATAATAAAAGTACTCTATCGATGATAAAATCGAACGATGGAACTGCAACAGGTCAACAAATCAAAAACAAATCtcgatctaaaaataaaaccaaGACGAAGgcattaatacaaaataattcgAACGTTTTAAGTACTGACAAATCTTTTTTGGACGAATCATTGgtcatgaaaaatgaaaatttcgaattGGCTTATCTGATAGAAGAAAGTCTAAAGAGAATTCGTAGTCCCAGGACAGTATTTGATTACGATTTTAGTTATCTCAGGGATTCGAAAACTTTTTCTGattcaacaaaaaagaaagaggaaactgGTAAAACAATAAGTACGACGAAAGATTCGAAGCGAGATCAAGGCAATACAAGACTCGATCGTCTATCGGAAAATTCTGATTCCATGACTACATTATCGAATGATTCTATAATAAACGATGTTAAGGCGAATGAATCGGATCATTCTGCTATTAAAATTCCAAtgagtgaaaaaaataaatcctgGGATTCAAAAATGACCACATTATCGAATGATTCTATAATCGATAACGTTAAAGCGAATGAATCGGATCGTTCTATGATCAAAATTccaataagagaagaaaacaaatctcgagattcgaaaattattactggtcgaaatgaaacgatcgaacgtgtcatcgattttaataaaaattctcctAAAAAAAGTCCAAAAATAAAGGATGAAATGgataagaaatattgtatCCCTAAAGGGATTCAAATGTCCATTAAAAGTCCAAAAATAATGGATGAAATGGATAAGAAATATTCTATCCCTAAA